The sequence below is a genomic window from Gossypium hirsutum isolate 1008001.06 chromosome A11, Gossypium_hirsutum_v2.1, whole genome shotgun sequence.
tattaaattaaaaaaaaaataaatattaaaaactaaactTATTATTATGATGTTCTTTAAAGACTTGCAATTATATAACCTTTTCAAATATGCGCACTAATTAGtatcataaaaaaatgaaattcttttcaTAAAAAAGTTGAGAAAGAATCCTTTAgtcaattattaataaaatattatttttttcaaaaaatattatttaataattatctaCTAATTTTCTGAAAAAAATAGTATTAGAGAAGAGAGAAATTTGGTGAACAGTTTTCAATTTTCAAGGCAAAGTTTTAATTGAAAGAGCAAGAATACAGGATGGAGAAGGTGAGAGTGAAGACTGTACCTGGCATTGCAAAAGTTGCAGGTATAGTGGTGTGCATGGCTGGGGTTGTCACTCTAGCCTTTTACAAAGGACCCGCTTTGAAACCTCCCTTCCATCTTCATAATTTCCGTCCCCATAGCGGCGCCCAGGATGGTGACCATGACCATGCTTCTTCTGCCAAAAATTGGATAATTGGATGTTTCCTCTTACTAGCTTCCTGCATATGTTGGGCTCTATGGCTTGTACTTCAGGTACCATTCTCAGCCATTAATTCATTTCCCTTAGAATTAATACCAACATTAACCCCCCCTTTCTTTTTTGTATACCAAGTTAAGTTTGGAAAATTTGGTTATTAGTCcctttcctttacaaaagttttagatttagtctttatacttttcaaattttaaaaatttagtcctactcaaacaataacaattaaatctatttagttaaattcaattactagttctGTATTATGAGTACAATTGTAGATCTACTTCATATTCTTTAACTGAATCATTGCAAGTCTTTATaccttttgaattttaaattttcagtCTTGATGTAAATAACAATCATTGATCCATTAATTGGATATTTAGTTAGTAATATATAGAAACAGTAAGTTGATATGGCATCacatatatgataatataattGTCGCAtcatattatgaaaatataaacttaatgagttgaaaattaaaaatttgaaaagtaaaaggactaaattcaatTATTGAGATTAAATCTATAACTTTcctaaagtatagggactaatagcagaatttaacctttatactatgtcatttaaacttcaaaacctaTAAGCTGCTTCCACAATCAAATGTTTAAATCGATGAATCACAATGACAACCACATATTGATGTCATTTGATGGTTCAAAATTTGACGATAACAGGCTCACATTTTGAAAAGCTACCCTTCCAAGCTTACTTTCACAAGCATTCAGTGCTTGTCGAGTGCGGTCCAGTCATTTATTGTTGCTATTGCTTTGGAAAGAGATCCTCGTCAGTGGAAGTTGGGATGGAATTTTAGACTGCTCGCAGTAGTTTATTGTGTAAGCAAACACAAAGATTCTTCTATTATCTAACAAAATCTATCTTTGCGTTTAGTAAAGTAGGAgaacataaagaaaagaaattagatTTAATCCAAGAATTATTCTAAAAACCAATGTTGTCCCACTTGTTTCTACCTTTTCTTTAGCAGTGATTTATTCGTTAAGATGATTTGAACTTGTTGCTTTAATCTACAATAGGGGATTTTCGTGACCGGTGTTGCATACTACTTGCAAGCATGGGTGATTGCAAAGAAAGGGCCAGTTTTTCATGCAGTGATGATACCATCGAATCTAATAATGACAAGTCTTGGTTCTGTATTTCTATTAGGCGAGACCATTAACCTTGGAAGGTAAACACTTTTGATCTTGACCAAATTCAACTAAGACATTATGCAAAAGCTCGGAGAGGagaggtttaattttattatatcttCCACAAATAATTTGATGATATAGCATGCGGATAAAGTTTTCTTTATGTAGTTAGCAATGCACTCTTTAAGTTTGTTCTCAACTCTTAAAGAGTGGAAGCTATGACCGCTGAAGAGTAAGTGTATTGTGGCTCAAAACACTACAAGCAGTGGCGggtagtaaaattttcaaaaattttagaagtttaatgaaattgtatttttaaaaattggggaaattaatgagaatttcaaatattttaagtgagcttacttaaaatttttaaaaacaaaaaatataataaaaatcttcaaaaaatttaggggtttaattaaaattttctaaaagttttaagaaaaaacTCAATTTCCTAAAATTTTGTGGGGGGTTTTAGGATCTTTAAACGGTCCGCATCTAACTACAAAACATTTCAAATCCAAAAACTTTAGGATATAAAGATGCTTTAAACAACCAGAGAATTAGCTAAACCAAATGGTACCTCAGTTGCTATATCTTATAAGTCTTGAGTTCGAATTACTTTATACTTTTCGGTACACATTATGCAGTCGTACTCTTCAACGAAACCATGGGTTACGCTTTTAAACGGCTTTAATAGTCGCGCCAAGACACTGATCTTAAGAATCGAGAGACAAACTTTTGAATGTGTTACTCTTCCACGATTATTTTTCAGTATAATAATACTCAAAAGAGAATAATAGCTTGGCTTTATCAACTTGATACAATATCAATTTTGCATGCAATTAGCTGGAGATAAAAGAAAGCtgaaattttgatgtatatattATGTTCTATATTGTGGTTGTAGTGTTTTGGGTGCAATCATGTTAGTGATAAGCCTTTACAGTGTTTTATGGGGAAAGTGCAAAGAACAGAACGTTGATAACGTGGGTTGTTTGCCTGTTGAAAATCAAACACAAGTAAAGGAAACAGCCGTTAGCAGCAGCCCTCGGACATCGTTATCTACGTAACTAATTATTGTCATGTTCGTTGATTGTATTTCTAaatctttatttcttctttttccccTCCCATTTCGTAATTGTATTATGGATTTGGACAAGCGCTTTATGTGTTCTTTTATTAAGGGACAATGTTACATTTAATATTGGTTATTGGGTAATTTAGTGCAATAGATACTTAAAAATGTGTAATGTGAATCTGTATTAACAATTTGTTacttaaagtttatatttatttctaaCGTGGTTAATCGACACATGTAGaactataaaataatttaataaatgctCACACTTGGTGCAAGTGTTATTGggttaaaattttagtcttgtaATCCCTATGATTTTAGGGATTGGTCACCCGACCTTCTAAAGCCGACAGTATATCCCTAAATTGGCTAGCTTTCCTAGCCCTACCACAACTCCCCATTGGCTTAATTTGATCTTCTACTCCTTTCGTCATCTTGACCGGCACCTTCGAATCTTAGCTCTGATATCATTTGTCATgggggctagaactttagtcttgCAATTTGTGTGGTTTTAAGCGAATTCTTTGTTTCAAATCTGCCTAAGTTAACCTAACTCTCAAAAGATAAGATTATCAATGGAAATTCTTCAAGGCACCGAAAATAAAGTGGAAGCAACTTAAAGAAAAAAGAGATCGAGTCGAACAAAAAAAAACCACGAGAAAGCAATGTAGACAAGGTATTTAAGTAAATGCTCTCATAGTATTCTATTACTCAAGAAGAAAGTACAATGAGATGATTACAAATAAGGAGGAAgacatctatttatagttgagctcccctacATCCAATGGTACAATTTACTTTACATCGATGGTCAAGGTTGAAGCCAATCTACAATTGAGATTCTTAAGGGATTTACACAATTCTCTAATAATACAAAATCAAATATTCAAAGATTACAAATTTTCTAAGATTAGTTTTCATATTTACCATAGTAACCCTAGTTTTCTTTAAGTgtaaggcttcaagtagatgggttTCTCCACATGTTCCACGAATTGGGTTAACTCAAGTAGGTCAAATGAGCTCTATTTAATTAATTGACCTCTATGAAACGCTCTTTGTTCATTAATCATGGGTTTTGATCTACGACCCATGATACATGCATGTATAAGATATTCGAATTGATAATTATAATGaacttaaaacaaaaagaaaacatgaaaagtaaaaaaatttagatatttaatgatttcatttattatacaatatataacataatttacaaTACAaactcaatataaaaataatcaaaatattaaataaaaaataatgaaaataaatttattaaaatttaccaaaaaaaactattaatgtgaaaaaaattaaactagtTATTGAATATGATTATTACTATTGACAAAAATTGGAAAAACTAACATGAAGGTACATAGCATAAAAATTTGGGAGTTATTGTAATAGTGTCAATTTTTTCCAtgtttgtaacacctcttacctggTCCAGTAGTCAAACTCGAGTAATAGGATGCTATTAACAAATATCAAACAATTACATGCAATTTATAATACAAAATCCCAATAAAAAATCACTACATCAAATATGATCAAGTATAACAAGTAATTCAATCAATTCCGGGTTTAtattgagcttacgaaagcttaaaATCAACCCGGTATCAAatagggatcaatttgaaaaaaaaacaaaaagatggaaaaatctgcaaacaggggtcacacagtcgtgtctcctAACCATGTGGGATGGGACACATAGCCATGTAGGCAAGCCATGCAACAAATTGATGTCATGTGGGGTTGGAGTCACACGGTCGTCCGAACAACCGTGTATACTAACCAAGGCTGTGTGGTCAAAagtataaatattcaaaaaaatatgtcacatggctgtgtcaatGGGTTGTGTAACAAACTGTGACCATGTGCACAAAAAATCATCCAAATCCTATAAACTACACAGTCGTCTCTAGTGTCGTGTAAGGCACACAACTGTGTATTAGACCATGTGTACCTAAAAATACCTTCCAAAACAAGATATTCAACCTTAACTCACTTAtgctgtaacactcctaacccgtaatTGTTGcaggaatagggttacggagcattaccaaaatttactgaacaaatatagataatttaagacatttactattcatatctgaaACTAATCATATCATCCCTTAGATGGACCCTCAAAGCCCAATTTAAGCATTAGAattaagtcgggactaaatcaggatctcaaaaaaattttcgttaaatttcaatatttttcttaTGTACAGGGGTCACATGCTCATATGAGTAGACTgcgtggctcacacggccaagtgacatgccTATGTCTCAGGCCGTCTGGGCATTCGATATGAGGCACACAGTTGTGTCCgagcccgtgtccttacccgtgtaactctctgacttgttccacacggcctgccacatgcctatgtgctaaACCgggtggttaatttaattttcacaaaattaagtgcaggattcacacggccgaggcacatgcctgtgttctaggccatgtgtcatacacggccgagacacacatccgtgtgcctaattgtaacgccccaaaattcttatttttgttattgtgaaaatgtgacacaaatgtgtatttgTATTAGTAGTTAAGTACTCTGGGTGTGTCTGGGAGGTTTGGTAAATTCTAGTATTTTTCCAACTTAACCTCTATTTTTGGCTagtaggtttttaattaaaagttCATAAGTACTAAccagaatgggcctgctagtctggtggttaagGGGAGTGTTGGTTGGCAGTGGGTCAGGAGTTCGAATCCCCGCGTGAGTGTAAggacaaatatttttatttgctcGTCGGTCGGAGAGTTTGAGTTGTATTGGAAATCTAAGTAGTGGGAGTTCGGTAGAAAGAATTTAGGGGAGTGGATTTTGGGGTTATCAGATTTTCTGAGCATTATCgtttctattttgcaaaattttggtTTTCCCAAAACTCCCCACCTTTCTGACGCCATATCTTCTccctttcttcttctcctttcgtTTTTCTATTGTCAAACCTGAATTCTTCGTTCCATTCTTCTTTTTGTTTCTGTCTCTTTTTATTGGCTACCACACCTTCGTTCCGTTGGGTCAATTTTCGTCACATGTTCTGGTAAGTggagtgtgacagccctaaagtgaccctagtcggaaagcagtttcgggaccgctaaaccaagtcaccaaattatttgaatatgataattattgtctaaaatatgtgaatatgaatgtgtgaaagttttaagcttcgatttagttaattgcatgtgaatttagttaataggacttatgtgtgacacttttgaaatgtgataggttaatctataaggatctattagtgcaggtaataaaaagggtggacttgcatgtcaatttccccacttaattggtagtggccggccatgacaatgagggtggacaaaatgtgatgggtaaaacatgtcataaacatgttatgttagtgttttatgggaggaatgataaaataaggagcatggttaataaaacaatagtggttagtaggaggagaaagagaaaaagaaaaaaaatgatgagctaggctactcctccattgccgtgacttgaggaaggaagaagaagaggattttcttgcttcatgttcggttggttggtgtttaggaggaggtatgtttgatgttgttccatgagattcatgcatgtttttagttgttagcttgagttctacctagcccatggtttaaatctttgctatgtgatggagatgatattcggccatgggtgttgtcttcttggttggtgtttgatgttgtggtgatgaggcatgaa
It includes:
- the LOC107888465 gene encoding WAT1-related protein At5g64700 isoform X1 produces the protein MGSKKPFLVALLVHALSSGMILLSKAVFNMGMNISVFVFYRQVAGTIFMVPFAMVFEGKHAKPLSILTCLKIFMLASLGITLTLNIYGVALIYTSASLGAATINCIPVITFAFAVLLRMEKVRVKTVPGIAKVAGIVVCMAGVVTLAFYKGPALKPPFHLHNFRPHSGAQDGDHDHASSAKNWIIGCFLLLASCICWALWLVLQAHILKSYPSKLTFTSIQCLSSAVQSFIVAIALERDPRQWKLGWNFRLLAVVYCGIFVTGVAYYLQAWVIAKKGPVFHAVMIPSNLIMTSLGSVFLLGETINLGSVLGAIMLVISLYSVLWGKCKEQNVDNVGCLPVENQTQVKETAVSSSPRTSLST
- the LOC107888465 gene encoding WAT1-related protein At5g64700 isoform X2, with translation MGSKKPFLVALLVHALSSGMILLSKAVFNMGMNISVFVFYRQVAGTIFMVPFAMVFEGKHAKPLSILTCLKIFMLASLGITLTLNIYGVALIYTSASLGAATINCIPVITFAFAVLLRMEKVRVKTVPGIAKVAGIVVCMAGVVTLAFYKGPALKPPFHLHNFRPHSGAQDGDHDHASSAKNWIIGCFLLLASCICWALWLVLQGIFVTGVAYYLQAWVIAKKGPVFHAVMIPSNLIMTSLGSVFLLGETINLGSVLGAIMLVISLYSVLWGKCKEQNVDNVGCLPVENQTQVKETAVSSSPRTSLST